Proteins encoded in a region of the Paenibacillus pedocola genome:
- a CDS encoding MerR family transcriptional regulator, producing the protein MNNLLTIQEMSRLTGLSAHTLRYYEKVGMLEGVSRNEQGYRAYSEADVSWVQFLVILRELDIPIREMKRYSDLRSQGPSTVHERRLMLEAHQSRVQQQMQKLGDNLGKIADKIQYYKEMEEEVEAEIK; encoded by the coding sequence ATGAACAACTTACTTACGATTCAGGAAATGTCCCGCCTGACGGGACTATCAGCGCATACGCTGCGGTATTACGAGAAGGTAGGCATGCTGGAGGGCGTGTCCAGGAATGAACAGGGCTACCGTGCCTATTCCGAGGCCGATGTGTCTTGGGTACAGTTTCTGGTCATTCTGAGGGAGCTGGATATCCCCATCCGGGAAATGAAGCGTTATTCCGATCTGCGCAGCCAGGGTCCCTCCACTGTCCATGAGAGACGATTGATGCTGGAAGCCCACCAGAGCAGGGTCCAGCAGCAGATGCAGAAGCTTGGCGATAATCTCGGGAAGATTGCCGACAAGATTCAATACTACAAAGAAATGGAGGAAGAGGTGGAAGCGGAGATAAAATAG
- the rbsK gene encoding ribokinase, which yields MIIGSLNMDMVVRTSRAPEAGETLFGQAFALSPGGKGANQAVAAARLGAEVTMIGRVGKDGFGRELLEVMRQEGVHTQYIGQSETRATGVASIVVDEEGENRIIVVPGANLEMGREDIAALAPVISQAEMVVMQLETDLPMCEQAASMAHSYGIPVILNPAPARALNDELLQHVAYLTPNETEAGLLSGMAVNSIEDAGQAARLLLKKGVENVVVTLGAKGALIVNDAGSLHIPGFPVQAVDTVAAGDSFNGALAYQLTSGKTLAEAVRFANAVGALAVGKHGAIPSLPQLAEVEQFLKESAGA from the coding sequence GTGATAATCGGCAGCCTGAATATGGACATGGTCGTGCGCACAAGCCGGGCTCCTGAGGCCGGAGAGACCTTGTTTGGACAGGCCTTTGCCTTGTCTCCGGGCGGAAAAGGGGCTAACCAGGCTGTAGCCGCAGCCCGTCTTGGCGCAGAGGTGACGATGATCGGCAGAGTGGGCAAGGATGGATTTGGCCGTGAACTGCTTGAGGTCATGCGGCAGGAGGGGGTCCATACGCAGTATATCGGGCAGAGTGAAACCCGGGCTACAGGTGTAGCTTCCATCGTAGTGGATGAAGAAGGGGAGAACCGGATTATCGTTGTGCCTGGGGCGAATCTTGAAATGGGACGTGAGGATATCGCAGCATTGGCACCGGTTATCAGCCAGGCGGAAATGGTGGTCATGCAGCTGGAAACGGATCTTCCGATGTGTGAACAGGCTGCGTCTATGGCGCATAGCTATGGGATCCCGGTTATTCTCAACCCGGCCCCGGCCCGCGCGCTTAACGATGAGTTGTTACAGCATGTGGCCTACCTGACTCCCAATGAAACGGAGGCGGGCCTACTCTCGGGAATGGCCGTGAACAGCATCGAAGATGCCGGGCAGGCCGCGCGGCTTCTGCTGAAAAAAGGCGTAGAGAATGTTGTTGTTACGCTCGGTGCCAAAGGGGCGCTGATTGTGAATGATGCCGGCAGCCTGCACATCCCGGGATTTCCGGTACAAGCCGTGGATACGGTTGCTGCCGGAGACTCTTTTAACGGTGCGCTGGCCTATCAGCTGACCTCCGGAAAGACGCTTGCGGAAGCCGTCCGTTTCGCCAATGCTGTCGGTGCGCTGGCGGTAGGCAAGCACGGGGCGATTCCATCACTGCCGCAGCTGGCGGAGGTTGAACAGTTCCTCAAGGAATCGGCCGGAGCTTAA
- a CDS encoding MerR family transcriptional regulator yields the protein MEYTVQKLGALAGISTRTLRYYDEFGLLRPARINSSGYRIYGQAEVDLLQQILFYRELGLTLEAIKEIVTSPSFDGAQALREHHERLLQRRNQLDELIANVEQTLAQSEGRMTMSNEEKFAGFKQKLIDDNEQKYGQEVREKYGAEAVEKSNRKLSNMTEEQYTALQQLEADMFASLEQAMEEGDSASELAQKAADLHRQWLSFYWDTYTKEAHAGVAQMYVDDERFTAYYDKVRPGMAQFLRDSVHVYTGTGQE from the coding sequence ATGGAATATACCGTACAGAAGCTGGGGGCGCTTGCGGGAATCAGCACACGGACGCTGCGTTATTACGATGAGTTCGGACTTCTGAGGCCTGCAAGAATTAACTCATCGGGATACCGTATTTACGGCCAGGCTGAAGTAGATCTGCTGCAGCAGATTCTGTTTTACCGTGAGCTCGGCCTAACCCTTGAGGCAATCAAGGAAATCGTAACCTCACCGTCCTTTGACGGCGCACAGGCTCTGCGGGAACACCATGAAAGGCTGCTTCAGCGGAGGAATCAGCTGGATGAGCTGATTGCAAACGTCGAGCAGACACTGGCCCAATCAGAAGGGAGAATGACCATGAGTAATGAAGAGAAATTCGCAGGCTTTAAGCAGAAGCTAATCGACGATAACGAGCAGAAATACGGACAAGAGGTCCGTGAGAAATACGGCGCGGAAGCTGTGGAGAAGTCAAACCGCAAGCTGAGCAATATGACGGAAGAGCAGTACACTGCCCTTCAGCAGCTCGAAGCAGACATGTTCGCGTCACTGGAGCAGGCGATGGAGGAAGGCGATTCTGCCAGCGAGCTGGCGCAAAAAGCCGCTGACCTGCACCGCCAGTGGCTCAGTTTCTATTGGGACACTTACACGAAAGAAGCCCATGCCGGAGTTGCCCAGATGTATGTGGATGACGAGCGGTTTACCGCTTACTACGACAAGGTCCGTCCCGGCATGGCCCAGTTTCTGAGGGATTCCGTTCATGTGTATACCGGGACTGGGCAAGAATAA
- a CDS encoding nuclear transport factor 2 family protein yields the protein MEDKKEDTKEAVLIRHICELEEKLLSAEVRSCPEELSELLADDFFEFGSSGRVWYKQDLMGEDGAGEVRMILSGFELHLLSETAALTTYRILNEETGGATLRSSIWKQQDGRWQMFFHQGTPAGSPSHI from the coding sequence ATGGAAGACAAAAAGGAAGATACAAAGGAAGCAGTACTCATAAGGCATATCTGCGAACTGGAAGAAAAACTGCTGAGCGCGGAGGTACGGAGCTGTCCGGAGGAGCTGTCCGAGCTGCTTGCGGATGATTTTTTTGAATTCGGAAGCTCGGGAAGGGTGTGGTATAAGCAGGATTTAATGGGGGAGGACGGGGCAGGCGAGGTCCGGATGATCTTGAGCGGGTTCGAACTGCATCTGTTGTCTGAAACGGCTGCTCTTACTACTTACCGGATTCTGAACGAAGAAACGGGGGGAGCGACGCTGCGAAGCTCGATTTGGAAGCAACAAGACGGGCGCTGGCAAATGTTCTTTCATCAAGGGACGCCGGCCGGGAGTCCAAGCCACATATAG
- a CDS encoding 3'-5' exonuclease — MDYIILDIEFNGRKFASEHPMEVIEIGAVRLDASLQLKDEFSALIKPIYFSTLNSFIKKKTGIPQEDIDVADRFPKVITAFRAWLDQSPDGVLLLTWGGEDMKRIIQDVRMHKMDDAYWMAATYFDLLKGVLRARGLSNDISVEGAMALFGLEPSGSAHRALDDAKMTAEIFRAVFPELDFERSQHYVDTFSNARERKTVKIAIKAMTSQKIVPTWELVAEHYFPGEDALADPRKAAELQAYFAAQLGKK; from the coding sequence GTGGATTATATTATTCTGGACATCGAATTCAACGGCCGCAAATTTGCCAGCGAGCATCCTATGGAGGTCATTGAGATTGGAGCCGTCCGGTTAGACGCTTCATTGCAGCTTAAGGATGAGTTCTCCGCCTTAATCAAACCTATATATTTCTCTACCCTGAATTCGTTTATTAAGAAAAAAACCGGCATCCCCCAAGAGGACATCGACGTCGCTGACCGGTTCCCCAAAGTCATTACCGCGTTCCGGGCCTGGCTCGATCAAAGCCCTGACGGCGTGCTGCTCCTGACCTGGGGCGGCGAGGACATGAAGCGGATCATTCAGGACGTCCGGATGCACAAAATGGACGACGCCTACTGGATGGCGGCAACCTATTTTGATCTCCTCAAAGGGGTGCTGCGGGCACGTGGACTCAGCAATGACATCAGCGTTGAAGGTGCGATGGCGCTGTTTGGGCTTGAGCCCTCCGGCTCCGCCCACCGGGCGCTAGACGATGCCAAGATGACTGCGGAGATTTTCCGTGCAGTCTTCCCGGAGCTGGATTTTGAGCGGTCACAGCACTATGTGGACACCTTCTCCAATGCCAGAGAGCGCAAAACGGTCAAAATTGCGATCAAAGCCATGACCTCGCAAAAAATCGTTCCCACCTGGGAACTGGTAGCCGAGCACTACTTCCCGGGCGAAGACGCTTTGGCCGATCCCCGCAAAGCGGCGGAGCTGCAGGCCTATTTTGCAGCACAGCTAGGCAAGAAGTAA
- the glgP gene encoding alpha-glucan family phosphorylase, whose amino-acid sequence MNQNKLPSVAYFSMEYGLHSDFKMYAGGLGILAGDYIKGAKDIGAPIIPIGLKWKQGYTDQKIDANGNPYDSYHNYVYDFLEDTGVKVTVKVRKTDVVCKVWKTEQFGNSPLYLLDTDIPENSDAWITGQLYGWFGEERIAQEIVLGIGGVKAMRALQIPIDVYHFNEGHAALAAIELIREKMSGGSTFEEAWKATREEVVFTTHTPIKEGNETHPLDRLEYMSAFNGLTRDQMERIGGEPFNMTVAGLRLSRISNAVAQLHADTANKMWKEVAGRSEIIGITNAIHTPTWVDERITRAFEEGGDLWATHTEIKNELIGFIEERSGIALNPDNLLIGFSRRAAPYKRSDLIFSQPEVIEPYLRDGKIQIVFSGKAHPLDDNGKKIVSNLVAMMKKYPKSVVFLENYDMTIGAQLTRGSDIWLNNPRRPLEASGTSGMKAAMNGVLNCSILDGWWPEACIDGENGWQIGDGFETTDFAVLDKHDSDALYDTLLNRVVPTFYENRDKWVEMMHKSIETTRTEFASKRMLDEYYSKMYIKG is encoded by the coding sequence GTGAACCAGAACAAATTACCGTCTGTCGCTTATTTCAGCATGGAGTATGGCCTGCATTCCGACTTCAAAATGTATGCCGGCGGCCTGGGCATCCTTGCTGGAGATTACATCAAAGGTGCAAAGGACATTGGTGCCCCAATCATCCCTATCGGACTGAAATGGAAGCAAGGCTACACGGACCAGAAGATTGATGCGAATGGCAATCCCTATGACTCTTACCACAATTACGTCTATGATTTCCTTGAAGATACAGGGGTTAAGGTTACTGTAAAAGTCAGAAAAACCGATGTGGTCTGCAAAGTGTGGAAAACCGAGCAATTCGGCAACAGCCCGCTCTACCTGCTTGATACGGATATCCCGGAGAACAGTGATGCCTGGATTACCGGCCAGCTGTACGGCTGGTTTGGTGAAGAACGGATTGCACAGGAGATTGTGCTCGGCATTGGCGGGGTCAAGGCGATGCGTGCGCTGCAGATTCCGATCGATGTCTATCATTTCAATGAAGGCCATGCTGCGCTGGCTGCAATCGAGCTGATCCGCGAAAAAATGTCCGGCGGCAGCACCTTTGAAGAAGCGTGGAAAGCGACGCGCGAAGAAGTTGTGTTCACTACCCACACCCCGATAAAAGAAGGCAATGAGACCCACCCGCTAGACCGTCTGGAGTACATGAGTGCCTTTAACGGCTTAACCCGTGACCAAATGGAGCGGATCGGCGGTGAACCGTTCAACATGACCGTTGCCGGCCTGCGCCTGTCACGGATCTCCAATGCTGTTGCCCAGCTGCACGCCGATACCGCTAATAAAATGTGGAAAGAGGTTGCCGGAAGATCAGAAATCATCGGCATCACCAATGCCATTCATACTCCTACCTGGGTAGACGAACGGATAACCCGCGCCTTTGAGGAAGGCGGCGATCTGTGGGCTACACATACAGAGATCAAGAATGAACTGATCGGCTTTATTGAGGAGCGCTCCGGCATTGCCTTGAATCCCGACAATCTGCTGATCGGCTTCTCCCGCCGTGCTGCGCCTTACAAGCGCAGCGACCTGATTTTCTCCCAGCCGGAAGTGATCGAGCCTTACCTGAGAGACGGCAAAATCCAAATCGTCTTCTCCGGCAAAGCCCATCCGCTGGATGACAACGGCAAAAAAATTGTCAGCAATCTCGTCGCCATGATGAAGAAATATCCGAAGAGCGTAGTTTTCCTGGAAAACTACGACATGACGATCGGTGCACAGCTGACCCGCGGATCCGACATTTGGCTCAACAATCCGCGCAGACCGCTGGAAGCAAGCGGAACCTCCGGAATGAAGGCTGCGATGAACGGGGTGCTGAACTGCTCCATCCTGGACGGCTGGTGGCCGGAAGCCTGCATTGACGGGGAGAATGGCTGGCAGATTGGTGACGGTTTTGAAACTACTGATTTTGCAGTGCTTGACAAGCATGACAGCGACGCATTATATGATACACTCCTGAACCGGGTAGTCCCGACCTTTTATGAGAACCGTGATAAATGGGTAGAAATGATGCACAAGAGCATCGAAACTACCCGCACCGAATTCGCAAGCAAACGAATGCTGGATGAATATTACAGCAAAATGTACATCAAGGGTTAA
- a CDS encoding response regulator has product MLRIVIVDDEVLIREGLARMISKESRTFCVVGTYPDGKHLLDELPSLQLDVVITDIRMPQIDGLELIKRLKASHPQIRTLLMSGFVEFNYAREAIRSSAVDYLLKPINKEQLFEVLYTLDQERRLQRDKEERQRSGLLLSLLHIEEPSAVLLNGLGLPQPYFSLYVLKGGTRETVCAYADRLRQEKGALFDLLEIHKGIQVWARYSPQPLTPEEQRDIMDYVSPAGRNQRLHIGASRSYSDPARLRTAYLEAKQACDAGIYNPQPLHYATIEELNVAEKSAADPFAPFREPLIHDLQILSIAGAQEWIRKMFRELEAGQANPDLILRSLQQVEETARKELQEFAAVYWKETRPRLEEQIKACMSLGEMEELFTTLFSAALNEIRTHRLEMSGTAVETVKRWVSANYNQHADLNTLAGMVFLTPSYLSKLFKQETGLTLTDYIIEIRIRKAKHLLKSAHDLKVHEIGTEVGYPDPAYFNKLFKKVVGVTPNEYKRISLV; this is encoded by the coding sequence TTGCTGCGTATTGTGATTGTAGATGATGAGGTTCTGATTCGCGAAGGCCTGGCCCGGATGATCAGCAAAGAGAGCCGCACCTTTTGTGTCGTCGGTACTTATCCGGACGGCAAGCATCTGCTGGATGAGCTGCCTTCCCTTCAGCTGGACGTTGTCATTACCGATATCCGTATGCCGCAGATCGACGGTCTGGAGCTGATCAAGCGGCTAAAAGCCAGCCACCCGCAGATCCGCACACTGCTGATGAGCGGATTCGTTGAATTCAATTATGCCCGGGAAGCCATCCGCAGCTCAGCCGTGGATTACCTGCTCAAGCCGATCAACAAAGAACAGCTCTTCGAAGTGCTTTATACCCTGGATCAGGAACGGAGGCTGCAGCGGGACAAAGAAGAACGCCAGCGCTCCGGGCTGCTGCTCTCCCTGCTGCATATCGAGGAGCCGTCTGCTGTTCTTTTAAACGGTCTGGGTTTGCCCCAGCCGTATTTTTCGCTCTATGTGCTAAAAGGGGGCACCCGGGAAACAGTCTGTGCCTATGCTGACCGTCTGCGGCAAGAGAAGGGCGCTCTATTTGACCTTCTGGAGATTCATAAAGGCATTCAGGTGTGGGCCCGTTATTCTCCGCAGCCGCTAACCCCTGAGGAGCAGCGCGATATCATGGATTATGTCAGTCCGGCTGGCAGGAATCAGCGCCTGCATATCGGGGCAAGCCGTTCCTATTCCGATCCGGCCAGGCTGAGAACCGCTTATCTCGAAGCCAAGCAAGCCTGTGATGCGGGAATTTATAATCCGCAGCCGCTGCATTATGCTACTATTGAGGAACTTAACGTTGCGGAGAAGTCTGCAGCAGATCCTTTCGCTCCCTTCCGGGAGCCGCTGATCCATGATCTGCAGATTCTGAGTATCGCCGGGGCGCAGGAGTGGATCCGCAAGATGTTCCGCGAGCTGGAAGCAGGGCAGGCCAATCCGGATCTGATTCTCCGCTCCCTCCAGCAGGTGGAGGAAACCGCCCGCAAAGAATTGCAGGAATTCGCAGCCGTCTACTGGAAAGAGACCCGCCCAAGGCTGGAGGAGCAGATCAAAGCCTGCATGAGCCTTGGCGAAATGGAAGAGCTGTTCACGACTCTTTTCTCCGCTGCACTGAATGAAATCCGCACTCACCGGCTGGAAATGTCCGGTACAGCAGTTGAAACGGTGAAGCGCTGGGTGTCGGCCAATTATAATCAGCATGCTGACCTCAATACGCTAGCGGGTATGGTATTTTTGACGCCAAGCTATCTCAGCAAATTGTTCAAGCAGGAGACCGGGCTCACCCTGACGGACTATATTATTGAAATCCGCATCCGCAAAGCCAAACACCTGCTTAAGAGTGCCCACGACCTAAAGGTACATGAAATCGGCACCGAAGTCGGCTATCCCGATCCCGCTTATTTTAACAAGCTGTTCAAGAAAGTTGTCGGCGTCACGCCGAACGAATACAAACGAATTTCCCTCGTATAA
- a CDS encoding copper amine oxidase N-terminal domain-containing protein, with translation MKKFLSIFASCVLAISMMSGAALAKSENGNGKGNSNSNSTKEAAVKPAATPAATPAADKAKEKEKEKGNEKAKESVTSVTYATYENKGHNGYKGLLNAIENVKDKPAGAVIEGLLLTKYNTELTPEMKAELEAIQDKDAALSALADMLKERGSVTDAVYVQKEAILANVKNLNSYKKLGELYAQTGQNGIKLYVNGEESTSAVAPILKAGTTLVPFKAIAEALQAEVVWNAKDRSVTMTREGTTVKLFIDKKTAYVNGQEIILQVTPAIVKGNTVVPVRFVSETLKATVKWEPVSQSVVIYED, from the coding sequence ATGAAAAAATTCCTTAGTATCTTTGCAAGCTGTGTTTTGGCAATTAGCATGATGTCGGGAGCGGCACTGGCCAAATCTGAAAACGGTAACGGAAAGGGTAACAGCAACAGTAACAGTACTAAAGAAGCTGCTGTGAAACCTGCGGCGACACCTGCTGCAACACCTGCAGCCGACAAAGCGAAAGAAAAGGAAAAAGAGAAGGGCAATGAAAAGGCTAAAGAAAGCGTTACTTCTGTTACATATGCTACATATGAAAACAAGGGTCACAATGGATATAAAGGGCTTCTGAATGCGATCGAAAATGTGAAGGACAAGCCGGCAGGAGCAGTTATTGAGGGGCTGTTGTTGACCAAATATAATACTGAGCTGACACCGGAAATGAAAGCTGAGCTGGAGGCCATTCAAGATAAGGATGCTGCGCTGTCGGCACTTGCGGATATGCTGAAGGAGCGGGGAAGTGTAACTGATGCAGTGTATGTGCAGAAGGAAGCTATTCTGGCCAATGTCAAGAATCTGAATTCATACAAAAAGCTTGGCGAGCTGTATGCACAAACCGGCCAAAACGGGATAAAGCTGTATGTTAACGGCGAAGAGTCCACCTCAGCAGTTGCTCCAATTCTTAAAGCCGGAACTACATTAGTACCGTTCAAGGCTATTGCGGAGGCCCTGCAGGCCGAGGTGGTCTGGAACGCTAAGGACCGCTCTGTTACCATGACCCGGGAAGGGACTACCGTGAAGCTGTTTATCGATAAGAAGACGGCATATGTTAACGGTCAGGAAATCATTCTCCAGGTGACGCCAGCCATCGTTAAGGGCAATACCGTGGTGCCTGTCCGCTTTGTCAGTGAAACCTTGAAGGCTACTGTCAAATGGGAGCCGGTATCCCAATCTGTAGTTATCTACGAAGATTAG
- the aroD gene encoding type I 3-dehydroquinate dehydratase — translation MSGTVTVKNVTLGEGMPKICVPLVSGTLAELEKEAEALKALAPDVVEWRSDFYAGVEDIAAVMEALERIQSILPDIPLIFTFRSAKEGGEKEISTEYYIQLNKAAAESGWVDIIDVELFNEETVVRDLIAAAHACGVFVILSNHDFEGTPSEEEIVSRLCRAQELGGDLPKIAVMPGSPGDVLTLLAATNKMQEQYADRPIITMSMAGEGVISRLAGEIFGSALTFGAAHKPSAPGQVAVTELRRVLELLHRSL, via the coding sequence GTGAGCGGCACTGTAACGGTTAAAAATGTAACGCTGGGCGAAGGAATGCCTAAAATCTGTGTACCGCTGGTTAGTGGAACATTGGCTGAACTGGAAAAAGAGGCCGAGGCGCTGAAAGCACTCGCACCGGATGTAGTGGAGTGGCGTAGTGATTTTTATGCTGGTGTGGAGGATATCGCAGCGGTTATGGAAGCGCTGGAGCGGATTCAGTCCATTCTGCCGGACATTCCGCTGATCTTCACATTCCGCAGCGCGAAGGAAGGCGGGGAGAAGGAGATCTCCACCGAATATTATATTCAGCTCAATAAGGCGGCCGCTGAGAGCGGCTGGGTCGATATTATCGATGTGGAACTGTTCAACGAGGAGACTGTCGTACGTGATTTAATTGCGGCTGCCCATGCCTGCGGGGTATTCGTAATCCTGTCCAATCATGATTTTGAGGGAACACCGTCCGAAGAGGAGATTGTCTCCCGGCTATGCAGGGCACAGGAGCTTGGAGGCGATCTGCCGAAAATTGCCGTTATGCCGGGCAGTCCGGGGGATGTGCTGACGCTGCTGGCAGCAACGAATAAGATGCAGGAGCAATATGCAGACCGTCCCATCATTACGATGTCCATGGCCGGAGAAGGGGTAATAAGCCGCCTGGCCGGAGAAATCTTCGGCTCGGCGCTGACCTTTGGGGCAGCACACAAGCCTTCGGCTCCGGGCCAGGTGGCGGTAACCGAGCTGCGCAGAGTGCTGGAGCTGCTGCACCGCAGCCTATGA
- a CDS encoding carboxymuconolactone decarboxylase family protein has protein sequence MTTERYNRGWEKLMEVDGTGGAKVIESLKDISPDLGQFVIEFAFGDIYTRDGLDLRQRQLITISSLTTLGGCEPQLNVHINAALNVGLSPKQIVEAILHCAPYAGFPRVLNATFVAKDVFKSREITVQNQQKDSSD, from the coding sequence ATGACTACAGAACGTTATAATCGCGGTTGGGAAAAGCTGATGGAGGTGGACGGTACCGGAGGAGCCAAAGTGATTGAATCGCTGAAAGATATCTCTCCCGATTTGGGGCAATTTGTAATCGAGTTTGCTTTTGGCGATATTTATACCCGGGATGGGCTGGATTTGCGGCAGCGCCAACTTATCACTATCTCCTCACTCACTACTCTGGGCGGCTGCGAACCACAGCTTAACGTTCACATCAATGCCGCGCTTAATGTAGGACTCTCTCCTAAACAAATAGTGGAAGCCATCCTGCACTGCGCGCCTTACGCCGGATTTCCGCGTGTGCTGAATGCAACCTTTGTGGCTAAGGACGTATTTAAATCACGGGAAATTACGGTGCAGAATCAGCAAAAAGACAGCTCCGACTGA
- a CDS encoding spermidine synthase: protein MQPQFPASRNNDEIQVYETTELYGEKGRFRVLQFSGDAIQGALDLEHPRRVVFEYPRAMIHLMECNEPYFQDVFLIGHGVGTIAGYFAEKSFKVAEVNAEVVNYSRTHFGYNQDNVMIGDGRSLLEGEQNGRYDYILLDAFTAAGTPPHLTSSEFFSLTRSKLHPRGSILMNLMGRIENDRLMNAIHTTLSEEYPYIKAFALPAEGSADIRNIVIMGSGKPIRYQARQMAGFIEVTLGQGHVIRD, encoded by the coding sequence GTGCAGCCACAGTTCCCGGCATCACGGAATAATGATGAGATCCAGGTGTATGAAACTACAGAGCTTTATGGTGAAAAAGGACGCTTCCGCGTTCTCCAGTTTTCCGGTGATGCGATTCAGGGCGCGCTTGATCTGGAGCATCCGCGGCGTGTGGTCTTTGAATACCCGCGGGCAATGATTCATTTAATGGAATGCAATGAGCCCTATTTCCAGGATGTATTCCTGATCGGACACGGAGTCGGAACCATTGCCGGTTATTTTGCGGAGAAAAGCTTCAAGGTGGCAGAGGTGAATGCTGAGGTCGTAAACTATAGCAGAACCCACTTCGGATATAATCAGGACAACGTCATGATTGGTGATGGCCGGAGTCTGCTGGAGGGTGAGCAGAACGGGCGTTACGACTACATTCTGCTGGATGCCTTCACTGCCGCCGGAACCCCGCCGCATTTAACCTCCAGCGAGTTTTTCAGTCTCACCCGTTCCAAGCTCCATCCGCGCGGTTCGATTCTGATGAATCTGATGGGCAGAATTGAAAATGACCGGCTGATGAACGCCATCCATACTACGCTTAGTGAAGAATACCCCTATATCAAAGCTTTCGCGCTTCCTGCGGAAGGCTCTGCAGATATCCGCAACATTGTTATTATGGGCAGCGGCAAGCCGATCCGCTATCAAGCCCGGCAAATGGCCGGCTTCATTGAGGTCACCCTCGGTCAGGGCCATGTGATCAGAGACTGA